From the Candidatus Methylomirabilota bacterium genome, the window AGGGCGGCATAGAAGGCGTCGAGCGTCACCTGGGGCGCCAGGGCCTGGAGGAGCGGATGCAGGTGCCCGGCGGTGGAGCGGACCACGCGGCCGTCGAGCTGGATCGCGGGCAGGCGTTCGCGGTCGAAGTTCACCAGCGTGTCGAACAGATCGAAGAGCACTGCGCGGTAGGCCATCGCGCTCAGAGGGGTTTCCGCGCGGCGTAGCCTTCGTCGAGGCCGTGCCAGTAGCGGATCTCGTGCTCGCCGCGCTTCCAACAGAGGTTCACTTCCTGGCCGCGGCGCAGATGGGGGAAGTCGACGAGGCCCAGCTCCAGGTCTTTGGGCACGCCCCCCAGGGCCAGAATCTCGTTGAGCGCCTCCTGGGTCTGCTCGACGAGCCGCTCGAGGCGCTGGCGCTCCGCCCGCCACGCCTCTCGGTCGAGGACGGCGCCGCCCACCAGCATGATGCGCCGCTGCTCGGCATGCATGCGCTCCCGCACGGCGCCGGCCTCCCGGTGCCCCGCCATCACGCGCTCCATGAGCTCCATGAGCGCAGGGATCAGCGCCTCCACCTCGGCGGGTGAGAAGTACCGGTCAGCCAACGAGCGGCGCGTCCACGAAGATGGCGT encodes:
- a CDS encoding DUF2203 domain-containing protein, which encodes MADRYFSPAEVEALIPALMELMERVMAGHREAGAVRERMHAEQRRIMLVGGAVLDREAWRAERQRLERLVEQTQEALNEILALGGVPKDLELGLVDFPHLRRGQEVNLCWKRGEHEIRYWHGLDEGYAARKPL